The Penicillium digitatum chromosome 6, complete sequence genome has a window encoding:
- a CDS encoding ABC multidrug transporter, putative, whose amino-acid sequence MPDRMGNMPANAAVDAPGSETPISEPGDDRDRQITNLAQSLSRISQQSSVNTSQAVEGVNAFLDSSDPELDPKSDQFKSRKWVKNIIQMTSRDPDRYPRRTTGVSFRNLNVFGYGTAADYQTDFANFWLKGAGRFRSLLGLQKKVRIEILRDFEGMVHSGEMIVVLGRPGSGCSTFLKTIAGETHGLYLDKDKGSEVQYEGLSWDDMHSRFRGEVIYQAETETHFPQLTVGDTLLFAAHARAPSNRLPGVTRDQYAIHMRDVVVTMLGLTHTVNTKVGNEFIRGISGGERKRVSIAETILCRCPLQCWDNSTRGLDSSTALEFVKNIRLSTDYSGSTALVAIYQASQSIYDLFDKALVLYEGRQIYFGSAPNARLFFIKMGFHCPERQTTADFLTSLTSPSERLVRPGFEESVPRTPDEFAARWKESPERKQLLAEIAANTAENTTGETKFDQFSRSRAADKPWFTRAASPYTLSFLMQTRLCLWRGWLRLKADLAMTLATLIGNVGMSLIISSLFYDTPNNTDSFYKRGCLLFFAIMISGFSSSLEIMIMWQQRPIVEKHRKYALYHPSAEAISAYIVELPSKILLAVVFNLIIYFLPHLRRTPGHFFIFFLFSAMTTLVMSNIFRFIGAISRSVAQAMPPASVFMLILVIYTGFTIPVRDMHPWFRWLNYVNPIAYAFEALMINEFGGRSFPCSNFVPGGVEIYKDVPLSSKICSQKGAVAGQDFINGETYINTAYRYYSPHLWRNFGILCAFFVAFFGLYIFCSELIRAKPSKGEVLVFPRGKMPACAKNTRKDDPEEIVASEKGAVASEPQDTTAAIVRQTSVFHWENVSYKIKIKGTHRLILDRVDGWVKPGTLTALMGVTGAGKTTLLDVLADRATIGIVTGEMLIDGRLRDDSFQRKTGYVQQQDLHLETSTVREALVFSALLRQPANISRQEKIAYVEEVIHMLGMEEYADAVVGVVGEGLNVEQRKRLTIGVELAAKPDLLLFFDEPTSGLDSQTAWSICTLMRNLANHGQAVLCTIHQPSAMLMQQFDRLLFLAKGGRTVYFGDLGPNMETLIKYFESKGSPKCPPNANPAEWMLDVIGAAPGSHADRDWAEQWTNSPECAEVHTTLAGMKQDLSKSAVPLQPAGFGEFAMPIWHQFLICTQRTFQQYWRSPSYLYAKVLTCTAPPLFLGFTFWHMPTSLQGLQNQMFAIFMLLVIFPGLVQQMMPSFVTQRALYEVRERPSKAYSWKAFMMASILVELTWSIVMSVPIFFCWYYPIGFYRNAEPTNAVIERSGIMYLLVLQFMMFTSTFSSMIIAGIEEPDTGSNIAQFMFSLCLVFNGVLANSSDMPHFWIFMNRVSPFTYFVSSVLSTGLTGTSVKCSSIEWLTVSPPEGQSCGSYLDPYIKAVNGTMLNPEALVDCKICPMSRTDQFLKSLNMSYSDVGRNIGLLFAYVGFNIVAALFLYWLCRVPKHLWRKSNQA is encoded by the exons CGTAACCTCAACGTATTCGGATACGGCACTGCGGCTGACTATCAGACGGACTTTGCCAACTTCTGGCTCAAAGGCGCAGGGCGGTTCCGCAGCCTCCTTGGCTTGCAGAAGAAAGTACGCATTGAAATCCTGCGGGATTTCGAAGGCATGGTTCATAGTGGTGAGATGATAGTTGTGCTGGGTCGCCCGGGAAG CGGATGCTCTACCTTCCTTAAAACTATCGCTGGAGAGACGCATGGCCTCTACCTCGACAAGGATAAAGGGTCCGAGGTTCAATATGAAGGCTTGTCCTGGGACGACATGCACAGCCGTTTCCGCGGCGAGGTTATCTACCAAGCTGAAACAGAAACTCATTTCCCCCAGCTAACCGTCGGCGATACACTGCTGTTTGCTGCTCACGCTCGAGCACCGAGCAACCGACTTCCCGGTGTCACACGCGACCAGTATGCGATTCATATGCGCGATGTGGTAGTGACGATGCTTGGCTTGACCCATACTGTGAATACCAAGGTGGGCAATGAGTTCATTCGAGGTATATCCGGTGGGGAACGAAAGCGGGTCAGTATCGCCGAAACCATTCTGTGTCGATGTCCTTTGCAGTGTTGGGACAACAGCACTCGTGGACTTGATAGCTCCACTGCGCTAGAATTTGTCAAGAACATCCGCCTGTCCACTGACTATAGTGGATCCACCGCCTTGGTCGCAATCTATCAAGCGAGTCAGTCCATCTACGACCTGTTTGACAAGGCACTTGTTCTCTATGAAGGCCGTCAGATCTATTTCGGTAGCGCGCCCAATGCACGactcttcttcatcaagaTGGGATTCCACTGCCCAGAGAGGCAAACCACAGCGGACTTCCTTACTTCTCTCACCAGCCCTTCGGAACGCCTGGTTCGCCCCGGATTTGAAGAGTCCGTTCCTCGCACCCCCGATGAGTTCGCAGCCCGCTGGAAGGAAAGCCCCGAGCGTAAGCAACTTCTAGCGGAGATTGCAGCAAACACCGCCGAAAATACCACCGGAGAAACAAAATTTGACCAGTTCAGTCGCTCCCGCGCAGCTGACAAACCCTGGTTCACTCGCGCAGCCTCCCCATACACACTCTCGTTCCTGATGCAAACCCGCCTGTGTCTTTGGCGAGGGTGGTTGCGGCTCAAGGCAGACTTGGCTATGACACTTGCCACGCTCATTGGAAATGTAGGCATGTCTTTGATTATTTCCAGTCTCTTCTACGACACACCGAACAACACCGACAGCTTCTACAAGCGTGGATGCCTACTTTTCTTTGCCATAATGATCAGTGGGTTCTCCAGCTCCCTGGAAATCATGATCATGTGGCAGCAACGGCCGATTGTGGAAAAGCATCGCAAGTACGCACTATATCATCCCTCGGCGGAAGCTATTAGTGCATACATTGTGGAACTTCCATCGAAGATCTTGCTCGCAGTTGTCTTCAATTTGATCATCTATTTTCTACCCCATCTTCGACGCACTCCGGGCCatttcttcatttttttcctcttttcggCAATGACGACCCTTGTGATGTCCAATATCTTCCGGTTTATCGGCGCAATCTCTCGGTCTGTGGCCCAGGCCATGCCTCCTGCTTCGGTCTTCATGCTTATCCTGGTCATTTACACCGGGTTTACCATTCCAGTCCGAGATATGCACCCTTGGTTCCGATGGCTCAACTATGTGAACCCGATTGCT TACGCCTTTGAGGCTCTGATGATCAATGAGTTCGGCGGACGATCCTTCCCTTGTTCGAACTTTGTGCCGGGTGGCGTGGAAATTTATAAGGACGTACCTCTCAGCTCCAAAATCTGTTCCCAGAAAGGTGCTGTTGCAGGTCAAGATTTCATCAATGGAGAGACATACATCAACACAGCTTACCGATACTATAGCCCACATCTGTGGCGAAATTTCGGAATTCTCTGCGCTTTCTTCGTCGCCTTTTTTGGGCTGTACATCTTCTGCAGCGAGTTAATCCGAGCTAAACCATCCAAGGGTGAGGTTCTAGTGTTCCCACGTGGCAAGATGCCTGCTTGTGCCAAGAACACTCGAAAAGACGATCCAGAGGAGATTGTTGCATCAGAGAAAGGTGCAGTTGCTAGTGAACCTCAGGACACAACTGCAGCAATTGTTCGCCAGACTTCGGTTTTCCACTGGGAGAACGTGTCTTAtaagatcaagatcaaaggGACTCATCGATTAATCTTGGACAGGGTAGATGGCTGGGTCAAGCCCGGCACTTTAACGGCCTTGATGGGTGTCACTGGTGCAGGAAAAACAACCTTGCTCGATGTGTTGGCTGATCGTGCCACTATTGGCATCGTCACCGGTGAGATGCTTATTGATGGCCGGCTACGCGACGATTCTTTCCAGCGGAAGACGGGTTACGTGCAGCAACAGGATCTACATCTGGAGACTAGCACAGTTCGTGAAGCTCTGGTTTTCAGCGCTCTTCTACGCCAGCCTGCCAACATTTCGCGCCAGGAAAAAATTGCATACGTTGAAGAGGTCATTCATATGCTTGGCATGGAAGAATACGCAGATGCCGTGGTAGGCGTTGTTGGTGAGGGCCTCAATGTGGAGCAGCGCAAGCGATTGACTATCGGTGTGGAATTAGCAGCCAAGCCAGATTTGCTGCTGTTCTTTGATGAACCCACTTCGGGTCTGGATAGTCAAACCGCTTGGTCAATCTGTACCCTGATGCGTAACTTGGCCAACCACGGTCAAGCTGTACTGTGTACCATTCACCAACCTTCGGCAATGCTGATGCAGCAGTTCGACCGCCTATTGTTTCTTGCTAAAGGAGGACGCACTGTTTACTTTGGGGACCTCGGCCCAAACATGGAAACGTTGATCAAATACTTTGAAAGCAAAGGGTCGCCCAAGTGtccaccaaacgcaaaccCGGCCGAATGGATGCTGGATGTCATTGGTGCTGCGCCGGGATCCCATGCAGATAGAGATTGGGCTGAACAATGGACCAACAGTCCCGAGTGCGCAGAAGTTCACACAACGTTGGCTGGAATGAAACAAGATTTGTCTAAAAGCGCCGTACCCCTGCAGCCTGCAGGGTTTGGTGAATTCGCTATGCCAATCTGGCATCAGTTCCTCATTTGTACTCAACGTACTTTTCAGCAATACTGGAGATCTCCGTCATATCTGTACGCCAAGGTTCTCACCTGTACTGCTCCG CCACTGTTCCTCGGATTTACCTTCTGGCACATGCCTACCAGCCTTCAAGGGCTGCAGAATCAAATGTTTGCAATATTCAtgctcctcgtcatcttcccGGGTCTAGTCCAGCAGATGATGCCATCCTTTGTCACGCAGCGTGCTTTGTATGAGGTACGCGAACGGCCTTCGAAGGCTTACTCGTGGAAGGCATTCATGATGGCCAGTATCCTCGTGGAGCTGACATGGAGCATCGTGATGTCGGTGCCAATATTTTTCTGCTGGTATTACCCAATCGGGTTTTATCGCAATGCAGAGCCCACAAACGCCGTCATCGAACGAAGCGGCATCATGTACTTACTCGTCTTACAGTTCATGATGTTCACGTCGACTTTTAGCTCAATGATAATTGCGGGAATTGAAGAGCCCGACACTGGCAGCAACATTGCCCAGTTCATGTTCTCGCTTTGCTTGGTCTTTAACGG CGTACTCGCAAATTCTTCCGACATGCCTCACTTCTGGATCTTCATGAATCGGGTCTCACCATTTACCTACTTTGTGTCCTCCGTGCTCTCCACAGGTCTGACTGGGACTTCGGTGAAATGTTCTAGTATTGAGTGGCTCACCGTCTCACCTCCAGAAGGGCAGAGTTGCGGCAGTTATCTGGACCCTTACATCAAAGCTGTGAACGGCACAATGCTGAATCCTGAAGCGTTGGTGGATTGCAAGATCTGCCCAATGTCGAGAACGGACCAGTTCCTCAAAAGTCTCAACATGTCGTACTCGGATGTTGGGCGCAATATCGGGTTGCTGTTCGCCTATGTGGGGTTCAACATTGTCGCCGCACTCTTCCTGTATTGGCTTTGCCGCGTCCCTAAGCATTTGTGGCGCAAGTCAAACCAGGCCTGA
- a CDS encoding Aldose 1-epimerase, putative, which produces MYRKQLIAICGFVPIAVGQSYPTERSVDPFKVFTISAGNITAQFIPYGALLISLLVPDRDGTGQDIVVGYDDPRRYREDTQTSHTYFGAVLGRIANRVKNGTFTLDGTEYHIPKNQGGLYTLHGGDLGYDQRNWTVLASSPSSVTFQLYDAAFQGFPGDVITQATYSVDTKITAENPQGRPRLTTKLVSQALTHSTPIMLSNHIYWNLNGFKEPTILNDTWLQLPLSERFIATDSLQVPNGAISTVDDTNHQSLDFVTGKIIGHDIQYTQGLVGSDVGYDNCFIIDRDLTSSAPDSLIPALRLNSSTTGISMEVATNQPALQVFTCLNMDGTIPVKPSQGERNSDNANAARFVEKYGCLAIEPEGWIDSVNNPQWGQQSNVIYSPETPPSVNLATYIFGIV; this is translated from the coding sequence ATGTATCGTAAGCAACTCATTGCAATTTGTGGGTTTGTTCCTATCGCTGTCGGCCAGTCATATCCCACGGAACGCTCCGTAGATCCCTTTAAGGTCTTCACAATCTCCGCCGGTAACATCACAGCCCAGTTCATTCCATATGGGGCGCTATTGATCTCCCTCCTAGTCCCGGACAGGGATGGCACTGGACAAGACATTGTCGTCGGCTACGACGATCCGCGTCGGTATCGAGAAGATACTCAGACAAGTCATACCTATTTCGGTGCTGTCCTTGGCCGGATTGCCAACCGTGTCAAGAATGGTACTTTTACCCTGGATGGAACCGAGTACCACATTCCCAAGAACCAAGGTGGATTGTATACGCTGCATGGTGGAGACCTTGGTTACGATCAGCGGAACTGGACTGTGCTTGCATCCTCACCTTCCTCTGTTACCTTCCAGCTTTACGACGCTGCATTTCAAGGCTTCCCAGGAGACGTCATTACGCAGGCTACATACAGTGTCGACACCAAGATCACAGCAGAGAACCCACAGGGACGTCCCCGGCTGACGACCAAGTTGGTTTCACAGGCTCTCACTCACTCCACTCCTATCATGCTCTCCAATCACATCTACTGGAACCTGAATGGTTTCAAGGAGCCAACTATCCTCAATGATACATGGCTACAACTGCCTCTGTCTGAACGGTTCATCGCCACGGATAGTCTTCAAGTCCCCAATGGCGCCATCTCTACCGTCGATGACACCAATCATCAATCGTTGGACTTTGTGACTGGCAAAATTATCGGCCATGACATTCAATATACCCAAGGTCTTGTCGGCAGTGATGTGGGATACGACAACTGCTTTATCATTGATCGTGACCTGACATCCTCTGCTCCCGACTCACTTATTCCTGCTCTCCGATTGAACTCCAGCACCACAGGAATTAGCATGGAGGTTGCAACAAACCAGCCTGCTTTGCAGGTTTTCACCTGTTTGAACATGGATGGAACGATTCCCGTGAAGCCTTCGCAGGGGGAGCGAAATTCGGACAATGCGAACGCCGCTAGATTTGTGGAGAAATATGGTTGTCTAGCGATTGAACCGGAAGGCTGGATTGATTCTGTCAACAATCCACAATGGGGCCAGCAATCGAATGTGATCTACTCTCCTGAGACCCCTCCATCTGTGAACCTGGCTACCTATATCTTCGGAATTGTCTGA